From Microbacterium sp. LWH11-1.2, one genomic window encodes:
- a CDS encoding aconitate hydratase, which yields MSTVNSFGAKSTLTVGSTDYEIFRIDTVPGFEKLPFSLKVLLENLLRTEDGANVTKAQIEALGSWDAAAEPNTEIQFTPARVVMQDFTGVPCIVDLATMREAVTALGGDANKINPLSPAEMVIDHSVIADLFGSENALERNVEIEYERNGERYQFLRWGQTAFSDFKVVPPGTGIVHQVNIEHLAKVIYDRTVDGVLRAYPDTCVGTDSHTTMVNGLGVLGWGVGGIEAEAAMLGQPVSMLIPRVVGFKLSGEIPAGVTATDVVLTITDLLRKHGVVGKFVEFYGEGVASVPLANRATIGNMSPEFGSTAAIFPIDDVTLDYLRLTGRSEEAVALVESYAKEQKLWHDASHEPTFSEYLELDLGTVVPSIAGPKRPQDRILLSEAKSQFEQDILAYASASTSDSVVDLESKHSFPASDPGSVPGEEEPTTTRPVHINSGAPANASKPVPVTTPSGEKYILDNGAVTLAAITSCTNTSNPSVMIAAGLVARKALEKGLKQKPWVKTTLGPGSKVVTDYYEKSGLDKDLEGLGFYTVGYGCTICIGNSGPLIEEVSEAINSHDLAVTAVLSGNRNFEGRISPDVKMNYLASPPLVIAYALAGSMHFDFENDALGKGTDGEDVFLRDIWPTPAEVQELVDSSISREQFIKQYATVFDGDERWKSLPTPDDAIFQWDDNSTYVRKAPYFDGMTMELTPVRDIEGARVMATLGDSVTTDHISPAGNIKAGTPAAQYLTEHGVDRKDFNSFGSRRGNHEVMIRGTFANIRLKNLMVSAVNDGQVVEGGYTRDFTQPGGPQSYIYDASMNYQEQGTPLVIFGGKEYGSGSSRDWAAKGTSLLGVKAVITESFERIHRSNLIGMGVVPLQFPAGESWESLGLDGTEVVSITGLEELNEGVTPQTVRVTATPSENSPEGKQTVEFDAVVRIDTPGEADYYRNGGILQYVLRSLV from the coding sequence GTGTCCACGGTGAACAGCTTCGGTGCCAAGAGCACCCTGACGGTCGGCAGCACCGACTACGAGATCTTCCGCATCGACACGGTGCCCGGTTTCGAGAAGCTCCCCTTCAGTCTCAAGGTCCTCCTGGAGAACCTGCTCCGCACCGAGGACGGCGCGAACGTGACGAAGGCGCAGATCGAGGCGCTCGGGTCCTGGGATGCCGCGGCGGAGCCGAACACCGAGATCCAGTTCACGCCGGCCCGCGTGGTCATGCAGGACTTCACGGGTGTTCCGTGCATCGTCGACCTCGCCACCATGCGTGAGGCCGTCACGGCTCTCGGCGGCGACGCGAACAAGATCAACCCGCTCTCGCCGGCCGAGATGGTCATCGACCACTCGGTCATCGCCGACCTCTTCGGCTCCGAGAACGCTCTCGAGCGCAACGTCGAGATCGAGTACGAGCGCAACGGCGAGCGCTACCAGTTCCTCCGCTGGGGTCAGACGGCCTTCAGCGACTTCAAGGTCGTCCCCCCGGGCACCGGCATCGTCCACCAGGTGAACATCGAGCACCTGGCGAAGGTCATCTACGACCGCACCGTCGACGGCGTGCTCCGCGCGTACCCCGACACCTGCGTCGGCACCGACTCGCACACCACGATGGTCAACGGACTGGGCGTGCTGGGCTGGGGCGTCGGCGGCATCGAGGCCGAGGCCGCGATGCTCGGTCAGCCCGTGTCGATGCTGATCCCGCGCGTCGTGGGCTTCAAGCTCAGCGGCGAGATCCCCGCCGGCGTCACCGCGACCGACGTCGTCCTGACGATCACCGACCTGCTGCGCAAGCACGGCGTCGTCGGCAAGTTCGTCGAGTTCTACGGCGAGGGCGTGGCATCCGTCCCGCTCGCCAACCGCGCGACCATCGGCAACATGTCGCCCGAGTTCGGCTCCACCGCCGCGATCTTCCCGATCGACGACGTCACCCTCGACTACCTGCGCCTCACCGGTCGCAGCGAAGAGGCCGTCGCTCTCGTCGAGTCGTACGCGAAGGAGCAGAAGCTCTGGCACGACGCGTCGCACGAGCCGACCTTCAGCGAGTACCTCGAGCTCGACCTCGGCACCGTCGTCCCGTCGATCGCCGGACCGAAGCGCCCGCAGGACCGCATCCTCCTCTCGGAGGCGAAGTCGCAGTTCGAGCAGGACATCCTGGCCTACGCGTCGGCGTCGACCTCGGACTCCGTCGTCGATCTCGAGTCGAAGCACTCCTTCCCGGCATCCGACCCGGGTTCTGTCCCCGGCGAGGAGGAGCCCACGACGACGCGCCCGGTGCACATCAACAGCGGTGCACCGGCCAACGCCTCGAAGCCCGTGCCGGTCACGACGCCGTCGGGGGAGAAGTACATCCTCGACAACGGCGCCGTCACGCTCGCGGCCATCACCTCGTGCACGAACACCTCGAACCCCTCGGTCATGATCGCCGCCGGCCTGGTTGCCCGCAAGGCGCTCGAGAAGGGCCTGAAGCAGAAGCCGTGGGTCAAGACCACGCTCGGCCCGGGTTCGAAGGTCGTCACGGACTACTACGAGAAGTCCGGCCTCGACAAGGACCTCGAGGGTCTCGGCTTCTACACGGTCGGCTACGGCTGCACGATCTGCATCGGAAACTCCGGACCGCTGATCGAAGAGGTCTCCGAGGCGATCAACTCGCACGACCTGGCCGTGACCGCCGTGCTCTCCGGAAACCGCAACTTCGAGGGCCGCATCAGCCCCGACGTGAAGATGAACTACCTCGCCAGCCCGCCGCTGGTGATCGCCTACGCTCTCGCGGGCTCGATGCACTTCGACTTCGAGAACGACGCCCTGGGCAAGGGCACCGACGGCGAGGACGTGTTCCTCCGGGACATCTGGCCCACACCGGCCGAGGTGCAGGAGCTCGTCGACTCGTCGATCTCCCGTGAGCAGTTCATCAAGCAGTACGCGACCGTGTTCGACGGCGACGAGCGCTGGAAGAGCCTGCCGACCCCGGACGACGCGATCTTCCAGTGGGACGACAACTCCACCTACGTCCGCAAGGCTCCGTACTTCGACGGCATGACGATGGAGCTCACCCCGGTGCGCGACATCGAGGGCGCCCGGGTGATGGCGACGCTCGGCGACTCGGTCACGACCGACCACATCTCGCCGGCCGGCAATATCAAGGCCGGCACCCCCGCGGCGCAGTACCTCACCGAGCACGGCGTCGACCGCAAGGACTTCAACTCCTTCGGCTCGCGACGCGGCAACCACGAGGTCATGATCCGCGGAACCTTCGCGAACATCCGCCTGAAGAACCTGATGGTGTCGGCGGTCAACGACGGCCAGGTCGTCGAAGGCGGCTACACCCGCGACTTCACGCAGCCGGGCGGCCCGCAGTCGTACATCTACGACGCGAGCATGAACTACCAGGAGCAGGGCACCCCGCTCGTCATCTTCGGCGGCAAGGAGTACGGCTCCGGCTCGTCGCGTGACTGGGCCGCCAAGGGCACGAGCCTGCTGGGCGTCAAGGCGGTCATCACCGAGAGCTTCGAGCGCATCCACCGTTCGAACCTCATCGGCATGGGCGTCGTCCCGCTGCAGTTCCCCGCCGGCGAGAGCTGGGAGTCCCTCGGCCTCGACGGCACCGAGGTCGTCTCGATCACGGGTCTCGAGGAGCTGAACGAGGGCGTCACGCCCCAGACGGTGCGTGTGACCGCGACCCCGAGCGAGAACTCGCCCGAGGGCAAGCAGACCGTGGAGTTCGACGCGGTCGTCCGCATCGACACCCCCGGTGAGGCGGACTACTACCGCAACGGCGGCATCCTGCAGTACGTGCTGCGCTCGCTCGTCTGA
- the dxs gene encoding 1-deoxy-D-xylulose-5-phosphate synthase: MPILPSISGPRDLDALSTEQLDELAAEIRTFLVENVSRTGGHLGPNLGVVELTIALHRVFSSPDDPFIFDTGHQSYVHKLLTGRQDFSGLRVRGGLAGYPQRSESAHDVVESSHASSSLSWADGISRALTATGRADRHVVAVVGDGSLTGGMTWEALNNISDDNDRNLVIVVNDNGRSYAPTIGGMSRYLNRVRTAAAYKELHHKSDRLFRAFGPVGRAVFRGVRGGTHGFLSRFTNNEALYSNLDIKYLGPVDGHDLPALLETLELAKSYGAPVIVHAITEKGRGYQPARDDEADQFHAVGRIDPATGEELSSGGRSWTDVFSDSLVSIGERRTDVIAMTAAMLRPTGLAPFAERFPDRVYDVGIAEQHAVASAAGLAFGGLHPVVALYATFMGRAFDQVLMDVALHRAGVTFVLDRAGVTGPDGPSHHGMWDLAMLQIVPHIRIAAPRDAARLAEALEEAVDVDDAPTVIRFPKGEVAKDIPAIERRDDGVDVLARGESEDVLIVAIGPFAALAMDVADRLRAQGIGATVIDPRWAIPVQPSVVSLAAQHRLVITLEDGIRVGGIGTRVRQVLREAGIDTAVDELGLPDEFIDHASRDQILTDAGLTSSKIAQDIVSQVLGTRIPVARQTGETEAIDLPLRERR, encoded by the coding sequence ATGCCCATTCTTCCGAGCATCTCAGGACCCCGTGATCTGGACGCGCTGTCCACCGAACAGCTGGACGAGCTCGCTGCGGAGATCCGCACGTTCCTCGTCGAGAACGTGTCCCGCACGGGAGGGCACCTCGGACCGAACCTCGGTGTGGTCGAGCTGACGATCGCTCTCCACCGCGTCTTCTCCTCGCCGGACGACCCGTTCATCTTCGACACGGGTCACCAGTCCTACGTGCACAAGCTGCTCACCGGGCGGCAGGACTTCTCGGGCCTCCGCGTCCGCGGCGGACTCGCAGGGTATCCGCAGCGCAGCGAGAGCGCGCACGACGTGGTCGAGTCCTCGCACGCCTCGAGCTCGCTCAGCTGGGCTGACGGCATCTCCCGCGCTCTGACGGCGACGGGACGGGCCGACCGTCACGTGGTCGCCGTGGTGGGTGACGGCTCCCTCACGGGTGGGATGACCTGGGAGGCGTTGAACAACATCTCCGACGACAACGACCGCAACCTCGTGATCGTGGTGAACGACAACGGCCGCTCCTACGCGCCGACCATCGGCGGCATGTCGCGCTATCTGAACCGGGTGCGCACCGCTGCGGCCTATAAGGAGCTCCACCACAAGTCGGACCGTCTGTTCCGGGCCTTCGGACCCGTCGGGCGCGCGGTGTTCCGCGGTGTCCGCGGCGGCACGCACGGCTTCCTCTCGCGCTTCACCAACAACGAGGCGCTGTATTCCAATCTCGACATCAAGTACCTCGGTCCGGTCGACGGGCACGATCTTCCCGCCCTGCTGGAGACTCTCGAGCTCGCGAAGTCCTACGGCGCCCCGGTCATCGTGCACGCCATCACCGAGAAGGGCCGCGGCTACCAGCCCGCCCGCGATGACGAGGCCGACCAGTTCCATGCCGTCGGGCGCATTGACCCGGCCACAGGCGAGGAGCTCTCGTCCGGGGGACGCAGCTGGACCGATGTGTTCTCCGACTCGCTCGTCTCGATCGGAGAGCGCCGCACCGACGTCATCGCCATGACCGCGGCGATGCTCCGGCCGACGGGTCTCGCGCCGTTCGCGGAGCGCTTCCCCGACCGCGTCTACGACGTCGGCATCGCCGAGCAGCATGCCGTCGCCTCCGCGGCAGGGCTGGCCTTCGGCGGCCTGCACCCGGTGGTGGCGCTGTACGCGACCTTCATGGGCCGCGCTTTCGACCAGGTGCTGATGGATGTCGCCCTGCACCGCGCCGGCGTCACGTTCGTGCTCGACCGTGCCGGGGTGACCGGGCCGGACGGCCCCAGCCATCACGGCATGTGGGATCTCGCGATGCTCCAGATCGTGCCGCACATCCGGATCGCCGCGCCTCGAGACGCCGCGCGGCTCGCCGAGGCCCTCGAGGAGGCGGTCGACGTCGACGACGCACCGACCGTGATCCGGTTCCCGAAGGGAGAGGTCGCGAAGGACATCCCGGCCATCGAACGCCGGGACGACGGCGTCGATGTGCTCGCCCGCGGCGAGTCCGAGGACGTGCTGATCGTCGCGATCGGACCTTTCGCCGCGCTGGCCATGGACGTCGCCGACCGGCTCCGCGCACAGGGGATCGGCGCGACGGTGATCGACCCGCGCTGGGCGATCCCGGTGCAGCCGTCCGTCGTGAGCCTCGCTGCGCAGCATCGTCTGGTGATCACGCTCGAGGACGGCATCCGTGTCGGCGGCATCGGCACACGCGTGCGCCAGGTGCTCCGCGAGGCCGGGATCGACACCGCGGTCGACGAACTGGGCCTGCCGGACGAGTTCATCGACCACGCCTCCCGCGATCAGATCCTCACGGATGCGGGGCTGACGTCGTCGAAGATCGCGCAGGACATCGTCTCTCAGGTGCTCGGCACCCGGATCCCGGTGGCGCGCCAGACGGGGGAGACCGAGGCGATCGATCTGCCGCTCCGCGAACGGCGCTGA
- a CDS encoding glycerol-3-phosphate dehydrogenase/oxidase encodes MSHSSPDLDPRRRRRELQESSLEVADVLVVGGGITGAGVALDAASRGLSVTLIEAEDLAFGTSRFSSKLVHGGLRYLATGDVATAKESAQERHLLMTTIAPHLIRPLAQLLPFRPGVTWRQRSAGAVGMALGDLLRMQARTSRSVLPAPRPVAARTARRLFPALDARGLRGGMLSYDGQLVDDARLVVTVARTAAGMGARILTRVRAEQLRSDGAAVTDELTGERFEIRARSVINATGVWAGTLDDAISVRPSRGTHIVLDAADLGHPSAALTIPHEGSISRYVFALPQRGGRVIVGLTDESAPGPVPRVAEATEPEIAFLLSTLNRVVSTPIRRDQVRGAFAGLRPLVDNGADTTADVSRRHLVAVSDGGFVTILGGKLTTYRRMAEDAVDLAVRTRGLSPAPSRSASIRLIEDDVVGRARIADAGAEVAEGIAITRAEIEFAVRAEGAMTVDDVMERRTRIGLVDADRDRSRHAVEEIVAQTLAQID; translated from the coding sequence ATGAGCCACTCGTCGCCCGATCTCGATCCTCGCCGCCGTCGCAGAGAGCTGCAGGAGTCCTCGCTCGAGGTGGCCGATGTGCTCGTGGTCGGCGGCGGTATCACCGGAGCAGGGGTTGCGCTCGACGCCGCGTCCCGCGGGTTGAGCGTGACTCTCATCGAAGCCGAGGACCTCGCCTTCGGCACCAGCCGGTTCAGCTCGAAGCTGGTGCACGGCGGGCTCCGCTACCTCGCGACCGGCGATGTGGCCACCGCGAAGGAGAGCGCGCAGGAGCGCCATCTGCTCATGACGACGATCGCGCCGCACCTCATCCGTCCGCTGGCCCAGCTGCTGCCGTTCCGCCCCGGCGTGACCTGGCGGCAGCGGAGCGCCGGCGCGGTGGGCATGGCACTCGGCGACCTCCTGCGCATGCAGGCGCGCACGTCGCGGTCGGTACTCCCGGCACCTCGTCCGGTCGCCGCCCGCACCGCACGGCGACTCTTCCCCGCGCTCGACGCACGGGGACTCCGCGGCGGAATGCTGTCCTACGACGGGCAGCTCGTCGACGACGCAAGGCTCGTCGTGACGGTTGCGCGGACGGCGGCCGGAATGGGCGCGCGCATCCTCACCCGGGTTCGCGCGGAGCAGCTGCGATCCGACGGGGCCGCCGTGACCGACGAGCTCACCGGCGAACGATTCGAGATCCGCGCGCGCAGCGTCATCAACGCGACCGGCGTCTGGGCGGGCACGCTCGACGACGCCATCTCGGTGCGTCCCAGCCGAGGAACGCACATCGTGCTCGATGCGGCGGACCTCGGGCATCCGTCCGCCGCCCTCACCATCCCGCACGAGGGCTCGATCAGCCGCTACGTGTTCGCGCTCCCCCAGAGAGGAGGCCGCGTCATCGTGGGGCTCACCGACGAGAGCGCACCCGGACCCGTGCCCCGTGTCGCGGAAGCCACCGAGCCCGAGATCGCCTTCCTCCTCTCCACCCTCAACCGCGTGGTGTCGACGCCCATCCGTCGCGATCAGGTGCGCGGGGCCTTCGCCGGCCTGCGCCCCCTGGTCGACAACGGCGCTGACACCACCGCCGATGTCTCGAGACGGCATCTGGTCGCCGTCTCCGACGGCGGATTCGTCACCATCCTGGGCGGCAAGCTCACCACCTACCGGCGGATGGCCGAGGATGCCGTGGACCTGGCGGTGCGAACGCGCGGTCTGAGTCCCGCGCCGAGCCGCTCGGCGTCGATCCGTCTGATCGAGGACGATGTGGTGGGCCGCGCCCGCATCGCGGACGCGGGAGCCGAAGTCGCGGAGGGCATCGCGATCACCCGGGCGGAGATCGAGTTCGCCGTGCGGGCCGAGGGCGCGATGACCGTGGACGACGTGATGGAGCGACGGACGCGGATCGGGCTCGTCGACGCTGATCGCGACCGCAGCAGGCACGCCGTCGAAGAGATCGTCGCGCAGACGCTGGCACAGATCGACTGA
- a CDS encoding helix-turn-helix domain-containing protein — MEERQPGSSALLNDRPHWDATQARVLDAADALISRRGVHGVTIAELARKSSLSRPTIYRSWNDADDVVRSALLRRVIGLIDQFPAPARTRAALVDDVMRFTALFRTDAVYSRLLDDEPEAFTRYTLQRVGSSQRMILQWLAAAIAAAQDDGSVRAGEPQEIAVMLLLIAQSAVISHGTVADLIDEAAWERELRAALDGHLRA; from the coding sequence ATGGAAGAACGTCAACCAGGAAGCTCCGCTCTCCTCAACGATCGCCCGCACTGGGACGCGACGCAGGCGCGTGTCCTCGACGCCGCCGACGCCCTCATCAGCCGACGCGGAGTCCACGGCGTCACCATCGCCGAGCTCGCTCGGAAGTCGTCACTGAGTCGACCGACGATCTACCGCAGCTGGAACGACGCCGACGACGTCGTGCGCTCCGCACTTCTGCGGCGCGTGATCGGACTCATCGATCAGTTCCCCGCTCCGGCTCGCACCCGCGCGGCATTGGTCGACGACGTCATGCGGTTCACCGCCCTCTTCCGGACCGACGCGGTGTACAGCCGCCTGCTCGACGACGAGCCCGAGGCCTTCACCCGCTACACGCTGCAGCGTGTCGGCTCCAGCCAGCGCATGATCCTCCAGTGGCTCGCCGCCGCCATCGCAGCCGCGCAGGACGACGGCTCGGTGCGCGCGGGAGAGCCGCAGGAGATCGCGGTGATGCTGCTCCTGATCGCTCAGTCCGCCGTGATCTCGCACGGCACGGTCGCCGACCTGATCGATGAAGCCGCCTGGGAGCGCGAACTGCGTGCGGCGCTCGACGGACATCTGCGGGCATGA
- a CDS encoding FAD-binding oxidoreductase: protein MEQENGRGADAGPMRWNGWGDPAKAHDLPRAVRALLPLLLGRLRRPPAAVELDHVRIADSALTADDLASFAAVVGLGEVDASPEARIRHAGGRSTPDLLRRRQPGQQVPDAVVRPGSHDEVRACLVVAADRDITVIPFGGGTSVVGALDPERGAHHAVVSLDLRRLSGLLQLDEVSGEAVLAAGTTGPEAEALLSRHGLELGHYPQSFRYATIGGFAAARSSGQNSAGYGRFDTMVTGIRVATPTGDVELGRSPGSAAGPDLVRLFLGSEGIFGVITEVRVRVHPVPKDRVFESWSFPDFASGAEGLRRVAQHGGGPTVIRLSDEAETAVSLAQVGRIGKALAKGASVVTVYEGDGIGERRERTAALLAAAGGTSSGQGAAEDWLSGRFDGPYLRDSLLDAGVFCETLETATTWANLHALRTAVTDALRTGFADAGAKSSVMCHVSHIYPTGASLYFTVLAGIRSDPLTVWEPVKARTNDAILAAGGTISHHHAVGRDHAPWLAQEIGETGVRILAAVKRELDPRGIMNPGAVIGAQPHTERIG, encoded by the coding sequence ATGGAGCAAGAGAACGGCAGAGGCGCCGATGCCGGGCCGATGCGCTGGAACGGCTGGGGGGATCCCGCAAAGGCCCACGATCTGCCTCGCGCAGTGCGGGCCCTTCTCCCGCTTCTGCTGGGCCGCCTCCGCCGCCCGCCTGCCGCGGTCGAGCTGGATCACGTCCGTATCGCCGACAGCGCTCTGACAGCGGATGACCTCGCGAGCTTCGCCGCAGTCGTCGGACTCGGCGAGGTCGATGCGAGCCCCGAGGCGCGGATCCGACACGCCGGGGGCCGTTCGACCCCCGATCTCCTCCGCCGCAGGCAGCCCGGTCAGCAGGTGCCGGACGCGGTCGTCCGCCCGGGGAGCCACGACGAGGTGCGTGCCTGCCTCGTCGTCGCCGCCGATCGTGACATCACGGTCATCCCCTTCGGCGGCGGCACGAGCGTGGTCGGCGCGCTCGACCCCGAGCGTGGCGCACACCACGCGGTCGTCAGCCTGGATCTCCGGCGCCTCAGCGGGCTCCTGCAGCTCGACGAAGTCAGCGGCGAAGCCGTGCTCGCCGCGGGGACCACCGGCCCCGAGGCTGAGGCGCTGCTGTCGAGGCACGGCCTCGAGCTGGGGCACTATCCGCAGAGCTTCCGCTATGCGACGATCGGCGGGTTCGCCGCCGCACGCTCGTCCGGACAGAACTCGGCCGGATACGGCCGCTTCGACACGATGGTGACCGGCATCCGCGTCGCCACGCCCACCGGGGACGTCGAGCTGGGCCGTTCACCGGGTTCCGCTGCGGGGCCAGACCTCGTGCGTCTCTTCCTCGGCTCGGAGGGGATCTTCGGCGTGATCACCGAGGTGCGCGTGCGCGTGCACCCGGTGCCGAAGGATAGGGTGTTCGAGTCCTGGTCGTTCCCCGACTTCGCGAGCGGTGCGGAGGGACTGCGCCGGGTCGCGCAGCACGGCGGGGGACCGACCGTGATCCGGCTGTCCGACGAGGCGGAGACCGCGGTGAGCCTGGCGCAGGTCGGCCGAATCGGGAAGGCGCTCGCGAAGGGCGCGAGCGTCGTGACCGTGTACGAGGGCGATGGCATCGGCGAGAGACGGGAGCGCACCGCGGCGCTGCTGGCCGCGGCCGGCGGGACCTCGTCCGGCCAGGGGGCAGCGGAGGACTGGCTGTCCGGTCGCTTCGACGGACCCTATCTCCGCGACTCCCTCCTCGATGCGGGCGTCTTCTGCGAGACGCTGGAGACGGCGACGACCTGGGCGAACCTGCACGCCCTGCGAACCGCGGTCACGGACGCGCTGCGCACGGGCTTCGCGGATGCCGGTGCGAAGTCCTCCGTGATGTGTCATGTCTCGCACATCTACCCCACTGGGGCCTCGCTGTACTTCACCGTGCTCGCCGGCATCCGCTCCGATCCGCTGACCGTCTGGGAACCGGTGAAGGCGCGGACGAACGACGCGATCCTCGCGGCCGGCGGCACCATCAGCCACCATCACGCCGTGGGACGCGATCACGCACCGTGGTTGGCGCAGGAGATCGGCGAGACAGGGGTCCGCATCCTGGCGGCCGTCAAGCGGGAGCTCGACCCGCGCGGCATCATGAATCCCGGAGCCGTGATCGGCGCGCAGCCGCACACCGAGAGGATCGGCTGA
- a CDS encoding YegS/Rv2252/BmrU family lipid kinase, with product MGHIALLSNPYAGKGRGGQATDAAVSHLRSRGSEVRVYTGDSASATVELAARAVDEGPDVLVVVGGDGTLSGILDVVCAASVPVALVAAGTGNDLARALGLPRHDPAAAAELALTGTGRVLDVGEVTTADRSARFLTVAALGFDAKVSDRTNRLRWPHGALRYYLALVIELVRLRPLRFTVAVDGETPETALGTLVAVGNTASYGGGMPVCAGATPDDGMLDLVQVARLGRLRLLRLFPLLLRGRHLSRPEVRHRRVRTVTVSAPGLVVYADGERLGEDECTISLRPAAFTVLTPAEGVLA from the coding sequence GTGGGGCATATCGCACTCCTCTCGAACCCGTACGCCGGGAAGGGGCGGGGCGGTCAGGCCACGGATGCCGCCGTGTCGCACCTGCGCTCGCGCGGATCGGAGGTGCGGGTCTACACCGGCGACTCCGCGTCGGCGACCGTCGAGCTCGCTGCACGAGCCGTCGACGAAGGTCCCGACGTGCTGGTCGTCGTCGGGGGAGACGGCACGCTGTCCGGAATCCTCGACGTGGTGTGCGCCGCCTCCGTGCCCGTCGCGCTCGTCGCCGCCGGCACGGGCAACGACCTCGCCCGTGCGCTGGGGCTGCCACGGCACGATCCTGCAGCGGCGGCGGAACTCGCACTGACCGGGACGGGTCGCGTGCTCGACGTCGGCGAGGTGACGACCGCCGACCGCTCCGCGCGGTTCCTCACGGTCGCGGCGTTGGGATTCGACGCGAAGGTGAGCGACCGCACGAACCGGCTGCGCTGGCCGCACGGGGCCCTCCGCTACTACCTGGCGCTCGTCATCGAGCTCGTTCGCCTCCGGCCTCTGCGCTTCACGGTCGCCGTGGACGGCGAGACGCCGGAGACGGCGCTCGGAACGCTCGTCGCCGTGGGCAACACGGCGAGCTACGGGGGCGGCATGCCGGTGTGCGCGGGCGCGACGCCGGATGACGGGATGCTCGATCTGGTGCAGGTCGCACGGCTCGGGCGTCTGCGGCTCCTGCGGCTGTTCCCGCTGCTGCTGCGCGGACGGCACCTCTCACGACCGGAAGTGCGTCATCGTCGAGTGCGGACGGTGACGGTGAGCGCGCCCGGTCTCGTGGTCTACGCCGACGGCGAGCGTCTCGGCGAGGACGAGTGCACCATCTCGCTGCGTCCGGCAGCGTTCACCGTCCTGACCCCGGCCGAGGGAGTTCTCGCGTGA